Part of the Blastocatellia bacterium genome is shown below.
TGAAGACCATCGCCACGTCGTGTTCGTTGGCGGCGGCAATCACTTCGTCGTCGCGCACCGAGCCGCCCGGCTGGATAATCGCCGTCACCCCCGCCTTCGCCGCTTCGTCAACGCCGTCGCGGAAGGGGAAGAACGCATCCGACGCCATCACCGTGCCGGCCAGCGGCAGTTGAGCTTTCGTCGCGCCGAGCTTCACCGAATCAACGCGGCTCATCTGCCCCGCGCCGACGCCGACCAGTTGGCCGTCGCGCGCATAAACGATGGCGTTCGATTTGACGTGCTTGGCGATGACCCAGGCGAAGCGCAGGGCGCGCATCTCTTCATCGGTCGGCTGGCGGGCGCTGACGACTCGCGGCTGCGCGTCGTCGAGCGTGCCGCGATCCACGTCCTGCACCAGCAAGCCGCTATCGATCAAGCGCAGGTCATACGGTTTGCGAGATTCCCCACTTTCGTCGAGGCGTATCACGCGCAGGTTCTTTTTTGCGGCGAAGACTTCGAGCGCGCCCCCTTCGTACTCGGGGGCGACGATCACTTCAAAGAAGGTCTCGGCCATGACGCGGGCGGCGTCGGCGGTAAGCCGGCGGTTGAAGGCGACGATGCCGCCAAAGGCCGACACAGGGTCGGTCGCCCGCGCGCGCTCGAAGGCTTCGCGGACATTTTCAGCCGTCGCCGCGCCGCACGGGTTGGTGTGCTTGATGATGGCGCAAGCGGTCTCGTCAAACTCGCGCACCAGCGACCACGCGGCGTCCATGTCAATCAGATTGTTGAACGACAGCTCTTTGCCCTGTAACTGATCGGGCGACTGGCCCGCGCTCCAATTCTTCAGCGAATAGAGCGCGGCGCGCTGGTGCGGGTTTTCGCCATAGCGCAGGTCTGTTTCTTTCTTGGCGAACAGCGCCAGCCGCGCAGGCAACCGCTGCGGCTTCTCGACGCGCAGTTGCTCGTCCGCGGCATCCAGCACGACCGAGCCGACCAGGAATTCAGCGATGGCGGCGTCGTACTGCGCCGTCGTTTCAAACGCCTGGCGCGCCAGTCGCAGCCGCGTCAGGCGCGACACGCGCCCCTCGCCCGCGTCCATTTCGTCGGCGAGGATCGGATAATCCGCCGGGTCAACGACGACGACAACGTCTTCGAAATTCTTTGCCGCCGAGCGAATCATTGATGGCCCGCCGATGTCTATGTTTTCGATGGCGTCTTCGACCGTCACTTCGGCGCGCGCGATGGTTTCGCGGAAGGGGTAGAGGTTGACGACGACCATATCGATGTATTCGATCTGATTGTCAGTGACCTGGCGCTGATGCTCGGCGTTGTCGCGGATGGCCAGTAAGCCGCCGTGAACTTTCGGGTGCAGCGTCTTGACGCGCCCGCCGAGAATTTCGGGAAAGCCCGTCAGGTCGCTCACGTCGCGGACCGCAAGGCCGCCCTTGCGCAGCAGTTGTGCCGTGCCGCCTGTAGATAACAGCTCGATCTGATGGCGCGCCAGCCGCTGCGCGAATTCAATCAACCCCGTCTTGTCTGAAACACTGATGAGTGCGCGTTTGATTTTCGTCAATGCCATAACCTTTCCGTCGGATGCCCACGCGCCTACGATAGCACAGCGAATTCGCTGGTCACAACGAAGCGCAAAGTGGCTGCTGGCGGCTCATTTCGTTGACTGATCCTGCGAGGATTCGCTCTCCGCCAGCCATTCGCGCGTCAGTTGGTTTTTGTAATCATAGCCACTGCGGCGCCCTTCCCATCGGGCGATTAGATAGAGCGCCGTGCCGACGCCAATCCACAACAGCAGCAATTGCCAGATGGCCACGCCGCCCGATTGCCGGCGCTCGCTGATGTCTCGACTGATGACCATAAACGTCAGGTAGCCCATCGAAATCACCGAGATCAGACCGAACGTCACCAGCAGCCAGGGCCGCAGCTTGACCTGCGCCGTGTCATAGAGTTTAGGCCGAATGAACGGCAGCGCCGCCATCGCGGCGCTGTGCAAGGCGTACAACAAAAAGATCGCCACCAGCGAGATGTTCAGCACGTAGCTCAACTGCTTCGTCCACAGCAGCACGAGCGCAACCGTGGTGTTGATGACCAGGCTCACCCACGGCGTACGCGAGCGCCGGCCGACGCGCGCGAACCAGCGCGGCGCCATGCGGTCTTCGCCAAACACGTAGAGGATGCGCGCCGGCACGAACAGCGAGCCATTGATTGAAGTCGTGAACGCCATGATCGCGCCGAGCGCCACGACCGCGCCGCCCCAGCGCGGCAAGAAGCGGTGTGCCGCGTCGGCCATCGCGTAATCCGACCGCGCCAGCTCCTGGTAAGGCACGACGCCGAAGGCGACCAGCGACATCAAACAGAAGATCAGCATCGAGATCAGAATGCCGTTGATAAAGACGGCGGGGAGCGCCCGCCGCGCCTCGCGGGTTTCGCCCGCGGTTTGCGCCAGGCTCTCGAATCCCGCGTAAGAGAAGAACAGCGGCGGCAGCGCCGCCAGAAAGCCTCTGTCGCCATCGGCGGTCGCCGTCGCCCAGAAGCCATAAGGAAAGAGCGGCGAGAAGTTCTTCCACTGAATCGCAAACAGTCCCGGCACGACAAGTATCGCCACGGCGATCATCAACAGAATGAACATCGCCGTCTGCAACCAGCCATAGAACTTGACGCCGAGCAGATTGAAGACGAAGAAGAACAACATGGTCGCCGTAGCGATTGCCGCTTCTCCGAGACTCGGCCCGCTCGCGTAGGCCGCCTTCAATCGCTCGCCGAACGGCAGCCAGGCGGCGAACCAGTCGTCCATGCCGGGGTAGAAGAATTTCAAGTACTGGCCGAGCGAGGTCGCCAGCACGACCAGCGCGCCGATGTAGGCCAGCCACTTCAGCCATAGCGCCAGATAGCCGATGTAGTACTGTTGCAACGTCCGCGAGATGTGCAGGTAGGCGTCGCCCGGGCGCACGCCGAGCGGCGTTGATAGGTAGACCGAATAGGCAACCGCCGTGGTTAAGATCACCGGCGCCAGCACCAGGTAGGCGAGCGGCACTGACGGCCCGGCCACCGCGCCCAACCGGCCCGTGACGACGAAGATGCCAGAGCCGATCAGCACGCCGATGATCGTCGCGTAGCTTTCCAGCGTCGTCAGGTCGCGTTTCAGTTCGGGCTCGTGCGGCGGCTCTGCGCTTGCTGTGGTCAATGATTGATCTCCCCTCGAAAGATTCGCCCAAGACTATCGGATATGAACGGGCTTGGCAAACGGCTGCTTCCTGGGAGCGCGGGCGTCCCGCCCGCCACTTATGCTTGCGAAACCATGCGGGCAAGCTGCCTGCGCTCCCAGGCGCTCGCGCCATGCCTTGCGCTTCGCGGGTTGACTTCGCCAAAAGGCAGTAGCAGTATGGCAGCGGCACAACGCGTCGCCGCCATTCCCGCTTCGGAGTTACTTTCATGAACAGCCTTATGAAAAAGCTCAACGCTTCGCTTCTCGCTCTATGCTTGATGTTGCCGGCGCTCGCCGTCGCCCAGACCAACGCGCGGAATCAACCGCCAGCTCAGGACAAGCCATTGCGCTTGCGGGCCGACGAAGTGATCGTTGACGCGGTGGTGCTGGATAAGAAGAATCGCTCGGCCAAAGACCTGACGCTGGACGACTTTGAAATTTACGAAGACGGGGTTAAGCAGAAGCCGCTCTCCTTCCGCTTCGAATCGAACGCCGCGGCGACGCAGACGGCCACCGCAGGGGCGACCGCGGCCGCCGACCCGGCGAAAACCTTCAACCTCGTCTCGCTCGTCTTTGACGCACAGACCACCCGCGATGGCGCGCTCAGGGCGCGCAAGGCGGCGCTCGATTTCATTGATACGGGGATGCAGGCGAACGATTATGTCGCGGTCTTCGGCGTCGATCTTGGCTTGTTGCTGCTCGCGCCTTACACGAACGACAAGGCGGCGTTGCGCGAGGCCGTCGAAGCCTTTACGTCACGCGAGTCCAAGAAGTACACGGCGGTGGCGGCGCAGGCGCGCAGCCGCTTAGAGAGTCTGGTCGAGCCGCTCTCGGACGCGGTCAAGTTATATCTCGCCGATCAGGGAAGAGACATCGATTCATTGCCGGTGCTGGATAATCTTGATACCAAGAGTGGCACAAGCTCCATTGATCCGTTCAAGGTATTGCTGTCGTCAATCAATCTCTCAGGGCTTCGGACGCTGCGCACCTTCGAGCGCTACGAGCGCGAGTTTCAGGGGTGGCGCTCGGTGGCGGCGCTGCTGGCGATTATCAACGGCCAGAAAGGCGTGCGCGCGGCGCGCAAGACGATGTTCTACTTTTCCGAAGGCTTCGCCGTCACCCCTGCCGTTGAAGAGCAGTTCAAGTCGGTCATCAGCGCCGCCAACACCGGCGGCGTGACCATCTATTCAATCGACATCGCCGGCCTGCGCGTCGAGAACCCGAACGCCCAAGCGGCGCTCGAACACGACGCCATCGGCCAGGGGCGATTGCGCAACGCTAACCCCGAGCTGGTGCAGAACGGCGTGTCGGCGCTGGGCCGCACCGAAGAGGCGGCGCGCATTAACACGCTCACCGTGCTGGACGAGCTATCGGAAGACACCGGCGGGTCTGTCGTCAAAAACACCAATGATGTGACCGAGGGGCTGCGGCGCATCCTCGACGAGCTGGGCAATCACTACGTCCTCACCTACCTGCCATCGAACGTGAACTACGACGGCAAATTTCGGCGCATCGCGGTGAAGCTGACGCGCCAGGGCGAATACAAAGTGCGGGCGCGGCGCGGTTACTACGGGCTGCGCTCGCTCGACGACGCGCCGGTGCTGGCGTATGAAGCGCCGCTGTTCGAGCGGCTCAACGCCACGTCGGCGGTGCGTGACTTCCCGCTCTACGCGCAGGCACTGCACTTCCGCGGCGCCAGCGGCGCGCGTCAGGTGGCGGTCTACGTCGAGTTCCCGGTCGCCGCGCTACAGTTCGAGGTTAATGATAAAGCGAAAACTTTCTCGTCGCGCTTCGCCCTGCTCGCCCTGATCAAGAATCAAGAAAATGAAGTCGTCCGCAAGCTCGGCCAGGAGTTCACCTTGCGCGGCCCGGTCACGCAGCTCGAAGAGGTCAAGAAGCGCCCGCAGATGTACAACCGCCTCGTGCTGCTCGCCCCCGGCAAGTACACGCTCGAAGCCGTCGCGCAGGACGCTGCTTCAGGCAAGGCGTCGGCCTTGCGCATGCCGTTTGAAGTGCCCGAAGTCAAAGAGCAGGAAATGCGGATGTCGAGCGTCGTCTTGAGCCAGGGCGTCAACCCACTGACCGAAGAACAGAAGAAGCAGAGCACCGGTCATCCGCTCTACCTCGAAGGCCAGGCGTACTTCGTCCCCAACGTCAAACAGGCGTTCAGCCAGTCGCGGGACAAAAACCTGTTGATCCACTTCAACGTCTACCTGCCGGCGAACGCGGCGACGAAGGTCAGCGCGACGCTGACGTTTCTGAGCAAAGGGCAGGTCTACACACAGGCCGACGGCACCTTGCCCGAGGCTGACGCCACGGGCCGCATCGCCTACGCGACATCGTTCGGCACAGACAATTTCCCGCCGGGCGATTACGAGCTGCGCGTCACGGTAAGCGATGGCGCGCGCCGCGTCTCGTCAACCGCCGCCTTTACGGTCGAGCCATAAGCTCGGTTCATGATCCCCAAAAAAATGGGGACGCCGCTCTGGCGTCCCCAAAAAGTTCATGCTTTGGTAAGCGATCAGAATTCGTAGCGCAAGCCGAACTGCATGACGCGCGGCGAGCTCAGCACGGTATTGTACTTGCCGAAGGTCGCGCGCGAGTCAAGGTCGCCAGTCGCTGCGAATGGATCGAAGCTGACCGAGTTCGTGACGTTGAAGACCTCCCAGCGGAATTGCAGCCGGTGAGTCTCTTTGTAGGGCATGCGCCACGATTTCGCCAGGCCCAGGTCGAGCGAGAAGTAGCCGTCGCCGCGAATGTTGTTGCGGTTGCCGACGCCGCCCGGCAGCGTGTGCTCGAAGGCCGCGTACGCTGCCTCCGGATTACTGAAGAGGTTCGGCCCGCCCTTGCCATCCGGCGTAATCACGTTCTTGAAAACGCCTGCCTGGCCGAACGACCCGGTCTGCGTCGCCGCCCCTGTGAACTCCCAGTTGGTCGGGAAGTAGAAGCCGTTGCCGATGTAGGTCGGCAGCCCCGACGTGACGCGGTAGATGCCCGACAACTGCCAGCCCCCTGCGACCGCGTCCACCCAGCCGGGCGAATCCTTGAGGTAGGCGCGGCCACGGCCAAACGGCAGCTCCCAGATGCCATTGACGTTGAGCTGGTGCGTCATGTCAAAGTCGCTGACGCTCTTGCGGGCGCGCGGCGACCACGAGTTCCACACCGAGCCGGATTTCAAGCCATTGCGCTCAATCGTTGAAGCAATGTCCTCGCTCTTGCTGTAGGTGTAGTTGAAGTCGAACTGGTAGCCGTGCGTGAAGCGCTTGCGCAGGAGCACCTGTAGCGCATGGTAATTCGTCGGCATCTGCGACCGCAGCGCATTCAGATTCGAGAACTGCTTATTGAAGAACGCATACGGCCCATACTTTGAGCACGGGTCGCAGAACACGTCGAGTTCCGAAAGCGCTGTCGTGTAGTCCCACCCGAAGCCCGTTGTCGCCGAGTAGTAGTCCTGGTAGATGACCTGTGTAGCGGTCAGGCCACCATCGGCATAGCCAGGGAAGATGTTCTCCCAGAAGGGAATCTTCGGGACTTTGTTGACCGGCGTGCCGGCGAAGTCGAGCCGGGCGAGGGCCTGCGCCGCCGTGAAGTAGTCCATGCCGGAGGCAGGGTCTACGAGGTTGAGCGGCATGGCAAGGTCGTAGTTAATTAGCACGTGCCGCGCCAGGCGTCCGACGTAGGCCGCTTCGAGCACGAGATTACCCGGCAGCTCGCGCGCAATCGAGAAGTTGATCGTCTGCGAGTACGGCGTCACCAGGTTATCGTCAATGGCGTCGGTGATCGCGAAGCCGCCCTTGTCGGCACCCTGCGGGAAGGTCACGGGGAAGGAGCCGAAGCCCTGCACAGGCAGCAGGATCGATGACGGAATCGAGGTCAAGCCAGTGAAGCGCGGCGAGGTCGAAACGCTCAGCCCGCCGGCGGCGTTGGTCACAGAGGTCTGCAAGCCGAACGACAGTGTGCCGCCGTCCGCGTTGGTCGCCAGCGCTCCGCCGATGCGGTCAAAGACCATGCTGTAGCCACCACGGATGGCCATCTTGCCGCTCTCGCCACCGGTCAGCCATTTGAGGAAGCGCATGTTAGTCTTCGGCGACCAGGCGAAGGCCAGGCGCGGCGCGAAGTTGTTCTTGTCCCAACCATAGAAGCCGCTGCGGCCATTCTCAGGGCCGGCCAGCACGAACGAGATGGGCGGCGCCGATTTATTATCCGGCACGCCCTGCAACATCGCGCCGCCGCGCACGTCGAACCACTCGCCGAGCGGGCGGTCGGGGGAGACTTGCAGGCCGCGCGTCTCCCAGGGCGGCGAGTAGAGCGAGTAGCGCAGCCCCGCCGTCACCGTCAGGTTCGACTTCACGTGCCAGCTATCCTGCCCATACCACTCGTACTCGTCTGCACCGTAGCGGCGCTTGATCGGCGCGCCTTCGGGCAGCACGAACAGTTTGTCGCCATCGCGGTCCAGGTTGTAGCGCGCTGTGCCCTGATCCACCAACCCCAGCAGGGCTGCCATCGCATGGTCAGCGGCAGTGTCTGCGAGCAGCGGCGGACGCAGTGGTCGCGCAGATGTCAGCCAGGCTTTGTTGGTGGTGGCCGAGCTGTAGGAGTTGGCGAAGTTGATGCGCTCGTTCCTGATCCAGCGGACGTTGGTGCCGAATTGCAGCGTGTGATCGCCCTTGACCCAGGCCAGATCGTCTGTGACGTTCCAGACCGGCGTAAAGCGCGTCAGGCTGCGGGGGGCGGGGATCAGGTCGTCCAAGGTGCGGAAGCTGACGAGCCGCGAGTTGCTGAGCGGCGATGAGCCGGCCTGCTCGAACCCCAGCCGCGTGTAGCCAACGTGGAAGACGTTGATGAGGTTCTGCGACAGCGAGGCGTTGTAGCCGACGGCGAAGCCTTTGTTGGTGGTCAGGTTGGTGAAGCGCGCCGACTGCCCGGGGAACTGCTGCGTCGAGTTGTCCTTGTCGTTTTGCAGGTTGCCGCGCCAGAAGAGGGTCTGCTTGCCGTCCTTCGTCAAATTGTAATCCATGCGCGCGATGTAGGTGTTCCATCTCAGATGGACCGGCGAATTGAAACGGAAGCCGGCGGTGTTCAATCCGTCGCCGACCGTATTGTCGTTCGGCGCGGGGTATTGATTGAAGACGGCCAGCACCGCCGGGTTTGGCCCGATGTGCAGCGGGTCGAGCGCCTTGACGCCGGCGGCGTCGAGCTTGGCAATCTCCTTCGGCGGGTTCGGGTCCGAGGCCGTCGGCGGGCGCACGAAGCGCAGGAAGGTGTAGGTGCCTTTGCGCAGGTCGAGGCTCGGCACGGTGCGCACGACAGACTCTTCGCGGGCGTCGCGGCGGCCTTCGTAGTTCAAGAAGAAGAACAGCCGATCTTTAATGGCCGGCCCGCCCAGGCTCGTGCCGAAGACGTTCCTGAGCAGCTTCGGCACAGGCGCTTTCTGGTCGCCGACGTTCGCCTGGTGGGCCAGCACCGCCGGGTCGTCCGGCCCGTAGACGCCGGTGGCGTTGTTGAAGAAGTTGTTGGCCGAAAAGATGGTGTTGCGGTGGAATTCATAGGCCGAGCCGTGCCAGTTATTGCTGCCGCTCTTGGTGACGAGGCTGACCTGTGCGCCGCTCGAACGCCCCTGATCGGCATTCGGGTTGGTGGTGACGACGCGGAACTCCTGCACCGAGTCGAGGGTGACGCGCAGGACGCTGTTGAAGGCTTGGCCGGTCTGCTGGTCGTTGACGTCGACGCCGTCGAGCGTGATGTTGGCCTGGTCGGATTTGCCGCCGTTGACCGAGCCGTTGCGATAATCGGTCGTCCCGCCATCGGCGCTGACGTTGCCGATGAAGGTGACGCCGGGCTGCAAGCTGAGCAGGCCGGCGACGTTGCGGCCTTCGAGCGGCAGCTGGCGAATCTGCGTCTGATTGAAGGTGTTGCCGATGGTCGCGTCCGTCGTGTTGAGCTGGACTTCGTTGCCGCTGCCGGTGACGTTCACCACTTCGGTGACCGCGCCGACTTCGAGTTGCAGGTTGATTACCTTCGGCGTGGCGACGAGCAACTGTACGTCGTTCTGCTCGGCGGCCTTGAAGCCTTTGGCTTCGAGGCGCATCGTGTAGGTGCCCGGCGGCACCTGATTGAAGCTAAAGATGCCGTCGTCGTTGGTCTTGGTATTGCGCGTCACACCCGTAGCCGGATTGGTCAGAGTAACGCTTGCTCCCGGAATCACCTTGCCCGTGGGGTCTGTGACCTGACCGGAAAGCCCGCTGGTATCCTGCGCGCGGACGATCATGCTGGCCGCCAGGATAAAGACTAAGGCCAGCACTATGAGTTGATCGAGCCGCTGTGTCATCCTCCTTCCAAGCATAAACCCTCCATTTTGTAGTCGTCTGACAGGTGAGCCTGAGTCAGAGTCGTTAATTGATCAAGCAACCGCTTGCGGATGGGTGGAAGGGCTCCCGCCCCGGCGACAAGCCGCCTCATGCCGCATGCGAGACGCGGGCACTAAACTGTACGGGAATGACGAGTCTGACGCCCGTCTTGGCGTGCACGCCTTAGCAACCTTCGGATTACCGGATCTGTCCTGGGTGAAACTTGAGTGATGCAACGCCATCTTACGCGCCGTGCCAAACCCAGTCAATAGGGAACGGCGCGCCGCGCCAATCTGGTATTCCAGTTGCTCCTATTAGTATTGGCAGCCGCTTTTTGCACGGTTGCCGGTCAGCAACAAACATTTGGAAGGACAGAGGGAGGAAAACATGGATCCATTTACATTGCTGAAGCAAGACCACGAAACGGTTTCCGTCATCTTTGAAAAACTTGAGCCGACGACCGAACGCGCCCTCAAGACGCGCGAGGAGTTGTTCGCCCGGCTGAAAACCGAACTGGAAGCCCACACGCGGATCGAAGAGCAAATCTTTTATCCCGCGCTCAAAGAGGAGGACGAGACGCGCGACATCACGCTCGAAGGCATCGAAGAGCATAACGTCGTCAAGACGCTGCTCACGGAGATGGAGGCGATGTCGGTTGATAGCGAGCAGTGGACGGCCAAGCTCGCCGTCTTGAAAGAAAACGTCGAGCATCACGTCGAAGAGGAAGAAGGCGAGATGTTCCCGAAAGCCCGCAAGGCGCTGCCGAAGGAAAAGCTCGAAGCCTTAGGCGAGCGCATCGAAGCGGCTAAAAAGCAAAACGCGGCAACCACCAGGGGATGAGCCGCCGTTGGTAAGGGGCCGGCGCCATCAAGCCGGCCCGCTTAACTGCTCCCACCGCTCTTTGAGGTCATTCAACAGGCGGCGGTAGCGGCGACGTGGTATACTGGTCGCGAAAGGAATTCCGCGATGGGCGAGATCATTATCAAGATTCCGCAGCCGGAACGTCGCGAGTTTCAAATCGACGACGAAGAGTTCGTCCGTCACATCGTCGCCTCTCTAGAGGCCGCGACGGATGCCGCGGGCAATCCTTCCGCCAACGACTCAGTAGATGTGGTCGGCATCTGGAAAGATCATGAAGGCATTGCAGACCCCATCGAGCTCGCGCGCAAGCTGAGGAAGGAAGCGTGGACAAGGTCATAGTCGACACCAACGTGTTCGCTGCCATCTTCGGCGGTGACGCGGCCCTGAAAGTCGCCGTTGACCTGTACGATAAAGCCATCAACACGATCATCTATCTCGAACTCATTCAAGGCTCGAAGAGCAAAGCTGAAGTCCAGCACGTTGAAAAATACCTGCAATACTTCGCGCTTCTTGCGACGTTCAGGAATCACACCGCGCGATTGACTTAGTGCGAACCTACTCGGGAAGTCATGGCCTGCTGCTCGCCGACGCCATGATTGCTGCCTCTTGCCTCGAAAAAGACTACGCCTTGCTCACCTTCAACGTCAGAGATTTTCATTTCATCAGCGGTCTGCGCCTGCTTAAGCCATAGTCACAGAGGCCGAGGGTCGTAGAAGCATTATGAGGCAGCCGCGTTCAGCTGCTCCCACCGCTCTTTGAGGTCATTCAACAGGCGGCGGTAGCGCAGGTCGTCGCGCAAGCCTTCCCAGTTCGGATTGGTCGCAAACCACGGATAGTTTTCGTTGCCCATCGCCACGGCGCGCTCCAGCCAGTCAACCGCCACGGCATTCTGGCGGTCGAGCGCGTAGAAGGTCGCCAGTTGATAGGCGATGTCCTGATCCGCATGCGCCGTCTCGATCACCTGTTCGTCAATCAACCCAAGCGCGCGCTCGCGGTCGCCCTGCGCCAGGTAGCAGTAGGCGAGAAAGATCTTGCGCGCGTGCAGCTCGGGATGCTCGGCGAGAATCGCTTCGATGACTTGCGTCGCTTCATCAATGTTGCCGCGGTAGTAATCGACCACCGCGCCGTAAAAGCGCAGCAGCGGATGATGCGGCTCAAACGCCTGACCTTTGTCAATCTCGGCTGCCGCCCGGTCATAATCTTTCTCGTAGATGTAAATTCGCGCCCGGTTGTAACTGGCAAACACGACGTCTGTGGGGCTGATCTTCAACAGCCTGTCCCAGGCTTGCAGCGTCGGCTCGTACTGACCGCTCAGGCGGTAGACATAGGCGGCGGTCGAATGCACCGAGGGCTCGTTCGGAGCCTGGCGCTGGAGGCGGCGAATCTCTTGCCGCGCCACGTCCGAGCGCCCTTCGAACAGATCGATGTAGACCAGGCGGACGCGCGGCTCGACGAGCTTCGGGTTGAGCGCCAGCGCCCGCTCAAAGGCCATCTTTGCCTGCGCGTAGTAATCGCGACCACCCATGCCTTTCAAGACATAATTCAGCTCGCAGACGCCGAGCCCGCTGTAGGCAAGCGCGAAATTCGGGTCCATCTCGACGGCCCCGGCGAAGAGTTCGAGCGCCGCCTCCAGATCATGAATGTCGAGCGTCTGGGTGATGAACTTGTAAAGCAGGGTGCGGCCCTTCAGGTAATTCTCGTAGGCGTCGGCATTCTCGGTCGGCGTCTTCACGAGCCGCTCCTGCTCTTTGCCGCTGGTCTTGACGCGCAATCCTTCGACGATCTGCCGCGAGATGGTGTCCTGGATGGTGATGATGTCTTTCGACTCGACATCAATCTTCTCGCTCCAGATGATCTCGCCGCTCGCCGTGTCTACGAGCTGCGGCGTCAGGCGGAAGCGGTCGCCCGATTTCACATAGCCGCCGATCAGCACATGGTCTACGGCGAGCTGTGCGCCGACGGCGCGCGGGTCAACGTCGCGGTTCTGGTAAGGCGCGATGTAAGACGACGGGCGGACGATCAAATCATGAAGCTGCGCCAGCTCCGTAATCACGCTGTCGGCCAGGCTGAAGCCGTAGAAGTCATTTTCCGGGCTGCCCGACATATTCTTGAACGGCAGGATGGCGATGGCCTTCTTATCGCGCGATTGCCAGATCGAGGGCGAGGCGTCGGGCAGCGGCGAGCCACTGCTGGCGCTGGTCTCTTCTTTCACGGTTGGCGGCGGCGGGCTGCTGAAGGTGCGCTGCATCCACGAGGCCACGCGGTCGAAGATGCTGCCCTGTGCCGGCTGCTTCGCCGCAGCCCGCAGCGACGCCTTGTCACGCGGCACACCCTCGCCGGCGTAATAGTTGCGCACCAGGGCGCGCAAATCCGCGAGCAATCGCTCGGCGGACTGATAGCGCGCGTTCGGGTCTTTGGCCAGCGTTTTGGTGACAATCTGCTGCAACTGCGGCGGCACACCTTCGATGGCCGCGGGCTGGTCGTGCATGACCGAATGCATCACATCTACAGGTGTCTTGCCACGGAACGGCAGCCGCCCTGTAAGCATTTCGTAAAAGACGATGCCGAGCGAGAAGATGTCCGAGCGCATGTCTGCGCGGTCGCCGCGCGCCTGTTCCGGCGACATATAGCTCGCCGTGCCGAAAGGCGAGCCGAGCTGCGTCAGCTCGACCGAGACCTGCGGGTCGCTGCTCGAATACGGCGTGCTCGGTCGCAGCACCTTGGCCAGTCCGAAGTCGAGGACTTTGATCTGGCCGCGCTCATTAATCATGATGTTCGACGATTTAATGTCGCGGTGGACGATGCCTTTGGCGTGCGCCGCGGCGAGCGCGTCGGTAATTTCGAGCATGTATTCGAGCGCCGCGTCTACGGCCAGCGGGCGGGCGCTGACCGCTTTCTTGAGCGTGCGCCCCTCGACGTACTGCATGACGAAGAAGAGCGAGCCGTCGGCTTCGTTGACTTCATACACCGT
Proteins encoded:
- the purH gene encoding bifunctional phosphoribosylaminoimidazolecarboxamide formyltransferase/IMP cyclohydrolase encodes the protein MALTKIKRALISVSDKTGLIEFAQRLARHQIELLSTGGTAQLLRKGGLAVRDVSDLTGFPEILGGRVKTLHPKVHGGLLAIRDNAEHQRQVTDNQIEYIDMVVVNLYPFRETIARAEVTVEDAIENIDIGGPSMIRSAAKNFEDVVVVVDPADYPILADEMDAGEGRVSRLTRLRLARQAFETTAQYDAAIAEFLVGSVVLDAADEQLRVEKPQRLPARLALFAKKETDLRYGENPHQRAALYSLKNWSAGQSPDQLQGKELSFNNLIDMDAAWSLVREFDETACAIIKHTNPCGAATAENVREAFERARATDPVSAFGGIVAFNRRLTADAARVMAETFFEVIVAPEYEGGALEVFAAKKNLRVIRLDESGESRKPYDLRLIDSGLLVQDVDRGTLDDAQPRVVSARQPTDEEMRALRFAWVIAKHVKSNAIVYARDGQLVGVGAGQMSRVDSVKLGATKAQLPLAGTVMASDAFFPFRDGVDEAAKAGVTAIIQPGGSVRDDEVIAAANEHDVAMVFTGMRHFKH
- a CDS encoding APC family permease; translated protein: MTTASAEPPHEPELKRDLTTLESYATIIGVLIGSGIFVVTGRLGAVAGPSVPLAYLVLAPVILTTAVAYSVYLSTPLGVRPGDAYLHISRTLQQYYIGYLALWLKWLAYIGALVVLATSLGQYLKFFYPGMDDWFAAWLPFGERLKAAYASGPSLGEAAIATATMLFFFVFNLLGVKFYGWLQTAMFILLMIAVAILVVPGLFAIQWKNFSPLFPYGFWATATADGDRGFLAALPPLFFSYAGFESLAQTAGETREARRALPAVFINGILISMLIFCLMSLVAFGVVPYQELARSDYAMADAAHRFLPRWGGAVVALGAIMAFTTSINGSLFVPARILYVFGEDRMAPRWFARVGRRSRTPWVSLVINTTVALVLLWTKQLSYVLNISLVAIFLLYALHSAAMAALPFIRPKLYDTAQVKLRPWLLVTFGLISVISMGYLTFMVISRDISERRQSGGVAIWQLLLLWIGVGTALYLIARWEGRRSGYDYKNQLTREWLAESESSQDQSTK
- a CDS encoding VWA domain-containing protein, whose amino-acid sequence is MKKLNASLLALCLMLPALAVAQTNARNQPPAQDKPLRLRADEVIVDAVVLDKKNRSAKDLTLDDFEIYEDGVKQKPLSFRFESNAAATQTATAGATAAADPAKTFNLVSLVFDAQTTRDGALRARKAALDFIDTGMQANDYVAVFGVDLGLLLLAPYTNDKAALREAVEAFTSRESKKYTAVAAQARSRLESLVEPLSDAVKLYLADQGRDIDSLPVLDNLDTKSGTSSIDPFKVLLSSINLSGLRTLRTFERYEREFQGWRSVAALLAIINGQKGVRAARKTMFYFSEGFAVTPAVEEQFKSVISAANTGGVTIYSIDIAGLRVENPNAQAALEHDAIGQGRLRNANPELVQNGVSALGRTEEAARINTLTVLDELSEDTGGSVVKNTNDVTEGLRRILDELGNHYVLTYLPSNVNYDGKFRRIAVKLTRQGEYKVRARRGYYGLRSLDDAPVLAYEAPLFERLNATSAVRDFPLYAQALHFRGASGARQVAVYVEFPVAALQFEVNDKAKTFSSRFALLALIKNQENEVVRKLGQEFTLRGPVTQLEEVKKRPQMYNRLVLLAPGKYTLEAVAQDAASGKASALRMPFEVPEVKEQEMRMSSVVLSQGVNPLTEEQKKQSTGHPLYLEGQAYFVPNVKQAFSQSRDKNLLIHFNVYLPANAATKVSATLTFLSKGQVYTQADGTLPEADATGRIAYATSFGTDNFPPGDYELRVTVSDGARRVSSTAAFTVEP